From one Streptomyces sp. N50 genomic stretch:
- a CDS encoding HelD family protein codes for MSTPAADPIDDPLARERSHLASSRSALRAMREDVQSLDIKDVTANWVNAEILARQIGDRIKALADLSDTPLFFGRLTYLHAPGAEQAEGAAGEQFYIGRRHVHDGDGDPMVIDWRAPVSQPFYRASKKDPLDVSLRRRFGYTGGELTAYEDEHLMDPAEAAATSKLLQQEIERPRVGPMRDIVATIQPEQDEIVRSGLGGTVCVQGGPGTGKTAVGLHRVAYLLYAHRERLARTGTLVIGPNKSFLHYIEQVLPALGELAVRQGTVDDLVAHVEVRGTDEAPAAVIKGDARMAEVLRKAIYSHVTLPTEPVMVVRGSRRWRVPAYELETIVRELLDRDIRYGAAREALPQRIAHAVLVQMERSGEAPDDRVQDAVARNAAVKAAVKAVWPPVEPAKLVLRLLSDADFLAAHADGILDEDEQKTILWSKPVRSVKAAKWSAPDAVLIDEATDLVQRTHSLGHVVLDEAQDLSPMQYRAVGRRCTTGSATVLGDLAQGTTPWATRSWDEALAHLGKSDGVIEELTAGFRVPTDVITYASRLLPHIAPGLTPVASVRENPGFFDLRSVAGTAEVVAACEELLGNEGSTGLIAADARIPALAEALTAAGIGYIDPGEETTVDTRLTLVPASLAKGLEYDYVVLDEPQAVVDGEPDERTGLRRLYVALTRAVSGLIVTHTAPLPSQLA; via the coding sequence TTGTCCACGCCCGCCGCCGATCCCATCGACGACCCCCTCGCCCGCGAACGCTCGCACCTGGCCTCCTCCCGTTCCGCGCTGCGCGCCATGCGCGAGGACGTCCAGTCGCTCGACATCAAGGACGTCACGGCGAACTGGGTCAACGCCGAGATCCTCGCCCGCCAGATCGGCGACCGCATCAAGGCGCTGGCCGACCTGAGCGACACCCCGCTGTTCTTCGGCCGCCTCACCTACCTGCACGCACCCGGCGCCGAGCAGGCCGAGGGCGCGGCGGGCGAGCAGTTCTACATCGGGCGCCGTCATGTGCACGACGGCGACGGCGACCCGATGGTCATCGACTGGCGCGCGCCGGTCTCGCAGCCGTTCTACCGGGCGTCCAAGAAGGACCCGTTGGACGTCTCGCTGCGCCGCCGCTTCGGTTACACGGGCGGCGAGCTCACGGCGTACGAGGACGAGCACCTCATGGACCCGGCCGAGGCGGCCGCCACCAGCAAGCTGCTCCAGCAGGAGATCGAGCGCCCGCGCGTGGGCCCGATGCGCGACATCGTCGCGACCATCCAGCCCGAGCAGGACGAGATCGTACGGTCCGGACTCGGCGGCACGGTCTGTGTGCAGGGAGGCCCGGGGACCGGAAAGACGGCCGTCGGCCTGCACCGGGTCGCCTACCTCCTCTACGCCCACCGCGAGCGGCTCGCCCGCACCGGCACCCTCGTCATCGGGCCGAACAAATCCTTCCTGCACTACATCGAGCAAGTCCTGCCCGCCCTGGGCGAGTTGGCGGTCCGCCAGGGCACGGTCGACGACCTGGTCGCCCACGTCGAGGTGCGCGGCACGGACGAGGCACCGGCCGCCGTCATCAAGGGCGACGCCCGCATGGCCGAGGTGCTGCGGAAGGCCATCTACTCGCACGTCACGCTGCCCACCGAACCGGTGATGGTGGTGCGCGGCTCACGCCGCTGGCGGGTCCCGGCGTACGAACTCGAAACCATCGTGCGGGAGTTGCTCGACCGCGACATCCGCTACGGCGCCGCCCGCGAGGCCCTGCCGCAGCGCATCGCGCATGCCGTGCTGGTGCAGATGGAGCGGTCCGGGGAGGCGCCGGACGACCGGGTGCAGGACGCCGTGGCCCGCAACGCCGCGGTGAAGGCGGCCGTCAAGGCGGTGTGGCCGCCGGTCGAGCCGGCGAAGCTCGTGCTGCGGCTGCTCAGTGACGCCGACTTCCTCGCCGCGCACGCCGACGGGATCCTCGACGAGGACGAGCAGAAGACGATCCTCTGGTCGAAGCCGGTGCGGAGCGTGAAGGCCGCCAAGTGGTCAGCGCCGGATGCCGTGTTGATCGACGAGGCGACCGACCTCGTGCAGCGGACGCACTCGCTCGGGCATGTGGTGCTCGACGAGGCGCAGGACCTGTCCCCGATGCAGTACCGGGCGGTCGGCCGCCGCTGCACCACCGGTTCCGCGACCGTCCTCGGCGACCTGGCACAGGGCACCACGCCCTGGGCGACGCGGAGTTGGGACGAGGCGCTGGCCCACCTCGGCAAATCGGACGGCGTGATCGAGGAGTTGACGGCCGGTTTCCGCGTGCCGACGGACGTCATCACGTACGCCTCCCGGCTGCTCCCCCACATCGCCCCGGGGCTCACGCCCGTCGCCTCGGTCCGTGAGAACCCGGGCTTCTTCGACCTCCGCTCCGTCGCCGGTACGGCCGAAGTGGTCGCCGCCTGCGAGGAGTTGCTGGGCAACGAGGGGTCGACGGGCCTGATCGCCGCCGACGCCAGGATCCCGGCGCTGGCAGAGGCCCTCACCGCGGCGGGCATCGGCTACATCGACCCGGGTGAGGAGACCACCGTGGACACGCGTCTGACGCTCGTTCCGGCGTCGCTCGCGAAGGGGCTGGAGTACGACTACGTGGTGCTCGACGAGCCGCAGGCCGTGGTCGACGGTGAACCGGACGAGCGCACCGGCCTGCGGCGCCTGTACGTGGCCCTGACCCGGGCGGTGTCGGGTCTGATCGTCACGCACACGGCTCCACTGCCGTCCCAACTCGCCTGA
- a CDS encoding maleylpyruvate isomerase family mycothiol-dependent enzyme gives MTYADTAHDVRDPELPGRLLVTERDALIPLLRSRPDEDFALATLACPGWTVRDVLAHCSAALTRVVERRFEEGVFSPEANDRDIAERADWTNARVVDELERGMTEAGAVIARAGGALDAVALGEWVHAGDVRDVLGVPGAYGGQGLASALTLLGLVTRQKNHRPLHADLDDLDDPLRLGDLSGELTPARYIGDAPTLVRLYSGRPVPDGTGYELAGAEPAELNIFGG, from the coding sequence ATGACTTACGCCGACACAGCACACGACGTACGTGATCCCGAGCTGCCCGGACGGCTCCTCGTCACCGAGCGCGACGCGCTGATTCCGTTGCTCCGTTCCCGGCCCGACGAGGACTTCGCGCTGGCGACCCTCGCGTGTCCGGGGTGGACCGTGCGGGACGTGCTCGCGCACTGTTCGGCCGCGCTGACGCGGGTGGTGGAGCGGCGGTTCGAGGAGGGCGTGTTCTCGCCGGAGGCCAACGACCGGGACATCGCGGAGCGGGCCGACTGGACGAACGCGCGGGTCGTGGACGAGCTGGAGCGGGGCATGACCGAGGCGGGTGCGGTGATCGCGCGCGCGGGCGGCGCGCTGGACGCGGTCGCGCTCGGCGAGTGGGTGCACGCCGGTGACGTACGGGACGTCCTCGGCGTGCCCGGCGCCTACGGTGGCCAGGGGCTGGCGTCCGCTCTAACCCTTCTCGGCCTCGTGACCCGTCAGAAAAACCACCGGCCTCTGCACGCCGACCTCGACGACCTGGACGATCCCCTGCGCCTGGGCGACCTGTCGGGCGAGCTGACCCCGGCGCGCTACATCGGCGACGCGCCCACGCTCGTACGGCTGTACTCGGGACGCCCCGTGCCGGACGGCACGGGCTACGAGCTGGCCGGTGCGGAACCGGCGGAGCTGAACATCTTCGGCGGCTGA
- a CDS encoding prolyl oligopeptidase family serine peptidase yields the protein MITPTLSPDGQAVAYVDADGTVTVTEPGTATVRTLHPLPPGAVHALRWAPDNEHLLLITETTGRERFTPHALRVADRKLLPLAPANTLQVRGLWTSPTHPHAMVTAVRRHGDPTLHPWYLPLDQTTPARQLAHCAPGTRDWAFDPQLTCRASLVGLPDGTLRLLTSADGHDWRPLLDLPLDDAPDTRLLGIHPTSGEILLLTAYDADAVRLAAVDPRTAHPRTLLAAPPPYDITTAWLAPDGTPRAALHHAARRHHTCADPAYARDLVRAAAHIPGDLELLGHDTADTRWLLAAHDPARPPRHHVYDREEGTAVALHPEPQYPDGQGPFTQDLALAASDGHPLTAYLTLPRDAVAPPPLVLRVHGGPWARDRWRHDPEAAWLAAAGMAVLRVNYRGSSGYGRAFRDLGDGEWGARMQRDLYDAVDAVVERGACDPDRIAIYGGSYGGYASLLALTDPRFRCAVAVNPLVDLASSDWADGPYWRRMRALWDKQIGWSRLPEGELRHRSPLHRVADMRGPALVVRGAHDPRIDAAGIEAFVRARRAAGGEVEELLLPDDGHAVRSSEGQDALRRALSAFLTRHLDLPTPATPVPLPGCSEPWPPIPRPRTAS from the coding sequence ATGATCACCCCCACCCTCTCCCCGGACGGGCAAGCCGTGGCCTACGTCGACGCGGACGGCACCGTCACCGTGACCGAGCCCGGCACCGCCACCGTACGCACCCTGCACCCCCTACCCCCCGGCGCCGTCCACGCCCTCCGATGGGCCCCGGACAACGAACACTTGCTGCTCATCACGGAGACGACCGGCCGCGAGCGCTTCACCCCGCACGCCCTGCGCGTAGCAGACCGCAAGCTGCTACCCCTCGCCCCCGCCAACACCCTCCAGGTACGCGGCCTATGGACCTCGCCCACCCACCCGCACGCGATGGTCACAGCCGTCCGCCGCCACGGCGACCCCACACTCCACCCCTGGTACCTCCCCCTGGACCAGACCACCCCCGCCCGCCAACTCGCCCACTGCGCCCCCGGCACCCGGGACTGGGCCTTCGACCCCCAACTCACCTGCCGCGCAAGCCTCGTGGGCCTCCCCGACGGCACCCTGCGCCTGCTCACCTCGGCGGACGGTCACGACTGGCGGCCGCTCCTCGACCTCCCCCTCGACGACGCCCCGGACACCCGCCTCCTCGGCATCCACCCGACCTCCGGCGAGATCCTGCTGCTCACCGCGTACGACGCGGACGCCGTCCGGCTCGCCGCCGTCGACCCCCGCACCGCCCACCCCCGCACCCTCCTCGCCGCACCGCCGCCGTACGACATCACCACCGCCTGGCTCGCCCCGGACGGCACACCCCGCGCCGCCCTCCACCACGCGGCCCGCCGCCACCACACCTGCGCAGACCCCGCCTACGCCCGAGACCTCGTCCGCGCCGCCGCCCACATCCCCGGCGACCTCGAACTCCTCGGCCACGACACCGCCGACACCCGCTGGCTCCTCGCCGCCCACGACCCGGCCCGCCCACCACGCCACCACGTCTACGACCGGGAGGAGGGGACGGCCGTAGCGCTGCACCCGGAACCCCAATACCCGGACGGCCAGGGCCCGTTCACCCAGGACCTCGCCCTCGCCGCCTCCGACGGCCACCCCCTCACCGCCTACCTCACCCTGCCCCGGGACGCCGTAGCGCCGCCGCCTCTCGTCCTCCGTGTCCACGGCGGACCTTGGGCCCGCGACCGGTGGCGTCACGACCCCGAGGCCGCCTGGCTCGCCGCCGCCGGGATGGCGGTCCTGCGCGTCAACTACCGCGGCTCCAGCGGCTATGGGCGCGCCTTCCGCGATCTCGGCGACGGCGAGTGGGGCGCGCGGATGCAGCGGGATCTCTACGACGCCGTCGACGCCGTGGTCGAGCGGGGCGCGTGTGATCCCGACCGGATCGCCATCTACGGTGGTTCCTACGGCGGTTACGCCTCCCTGCTCGCCCTCACCGACCCCCGTTTCCGCTGCGCCGTCGCCGTGAACCCCCTCGTCGACCTCGCCTCCTCCGACTGGGCGGACGGCCCCTACTGGCGCCGGATGCGGGCCCTGTGGGACAAGCAGATCGGCTGGAGTCGTTTGCCGGAGGGGGAGTTGAGGCATCGGTCGCCGTTGCATCGGGTCGCGGACATGCGGGGGCCGGCGTTGGTCGTACGCGGCGCGCACGACCCGCGCATTGACGCGGCCGGTATCGAGGCGTTCGTACGGGCCCGCCGCGCGGCGGGCGGCGAGGTGGAGGAGCTGCTCCTCCCCGACGACGGTCACGCCGTACGCAGTTCAGAGGGGCAGGACGCCCTCCGCCGCGCCCTCTCCGCCTTCCTCACTCGCCACTTGGACCTGCCGACGCCAGCAACTCCAGTTCCCCTGCCAGGTTGTAGCGAGCCGTGGCCTCCCATTCCGCGGCCCCGTACGGCGTCCTGA
- a CDS encoding copper homeostasis protein CutC produces the protein MSTRAVLEVIALGAEDAIAAQAGGADRLELVTDMAADGLTPPVETFAAIRAAVDIDLRVMLRLADGFAAGDVDRLVRVAGELRTAGADQFVLGFLDPDGRVDLDAVERVVAELDGCAWTFHRAIDRAADRDALRKQLADLPGLDAYLTAGSADGVDDGLPTLLREAALDGEPGYEQRILVGGGLRLDHVPTLLAAGVDAFHIGGAARPEGWGRPVSATAVGEWRAVLDGDGDGA, from the coding sequence ATGAGCACGCGTGCAGTCCTGGAGGTGATCGCCCTCGGCGCCGAGGACGCGATCGCCGCCCAGGCGGGAGGCGCGGACCGTCTCGAACTGGTCACCGACATGGCGGCCGACGGACTCACCCCGCCGGTGGAGACCTTCGCCGCGATCCGCGCCGCCGTCGACATCGACCTGCGCGTGATGCTGCGCCTCGCGGACGGGTTCGCCGCGGGCGACGTGGACCGGCTCGTCCGGGTCGCCGGGGAGCTGCGGACCGCCGGTGCCGACCAGTTCGTGCTCGGGTTCCTCGACCCGGACGGCCGCGTCGACCTCGACGCGGTGGAGCGGGTCGTCGCCGAACTGGACGGCTGCGCCTGGACGTTCCACCGCGCGATCGACCGCGCCGCCGACCGCGACGCCCTGCGCAAGCAGCTCGCCGACCTGCCGGGCCTGGACGCCTACCTCACCGCCGGTTCCGCGGACGGCGTCGACGACGGCCTTCCCACGCTGCTCCGCGAGGCCGCGCTGGACGGCGAACCCGGCTACGAGCAGCGCATCCTCGTCGGCGGCGGCCTGCGCCTCGACCACGTACCGACCTTGCTGGCGGCCGGAGTCGACGCCTTCCACATCGGCGGGGCCGCCCGTCCCGAGGGCTGGGGGCGGCCGGTGTCGGCGACGGCAGTGGGCGAGTGGCGGGCGGTCCTCGACGGAGACGGAGACGGAGCCTGA
- a CDS encoding MATE family efflux transporter, with product MSAAPDTVAPVSRGGRLRQQACPLLESALPAVLATSVSRAGDLISLALTGHYSSTALAGVAGAIVVVELALGVLLAGVTGYQVLCARHLGAGERGAAVRALHASLRPVGALAVLVALALVFAARPLVALTVHEPAAVAAGAAYLRARALSLPLAVLSALGTITLQAAKRTRLTLLTNCVAMPVNLLTSWALIYGVGPFPALGAAGNGLGVTLSLLCAGALQIVLLRRAGLWDWLGTWRGTPWDRRSARESWELAWPAMVSMAVDYLASFAFFAAIGLLSLTELAASRVVFQLVLLVFMLSNAFSGAAGVLMSRAAGGGCPEAVRAHWRTNRVLVTGALTLAGGALALAVRPVLDLFTGDPAVVSAAVGATLLVAASLPLVAVTVSNTAALRALRDTRADMVANAVASWGVQLPLAWVAVRVGWGLTGAFGGVLGYWAIRAAVTEWAVRRMMGVGA from the coding sequence ATGAGCGCCGCACCGGACACGGTGGCGCCCGTCTCCCGGGGCGGGCGCCTACGCCAACAGGCCTGCCCGCTCCTGGAGTCGGCGCTGCCCGCCGTCCTCGCGACCTCCGTCTCCCGGGCCGGTGACCTCATCAGCCTCGCGCTCACCGGGCACTACAGCTCGACGGCGCTGGCGGGGGTCGCCGGGGCGATCGTGGTCGTAGAGCTGGCACTTGGGGTGCTGCTGGCGGGGGTGACGGGTTACCAGGTGCTGTGTGCCCGGCATCTCGGGGCGGGTGAACGGGGCGCCGCCGTAAGGGCGTTGCACGCGTCGCTGCGGCCGGTGGGCGCGCTGGCGGTGCTGGTCGCCTTGGCGTTGGTCTTCGCGGCCCGGCCCTTGGTCGCTCTCACGGTGCACGAGCCGGCGGCGGTCGCGGCCGGTGCGGCGTATCTCCGCGCCCGGGCCCTCAGCCTGCCGCTCGCCGTACTCTCTGCCCTCGGCACGATCACCCTCCAGGCGGCGAAACGGACCCGGCTCACCCTCCTCACCAACTGCGTTGCCATGCCGGTCAATCTGCTCACGAGCTGGGCCCTGATCTACGGCGTCGGCCCGTTCCCCGCGCTGGGCGCCGCCGGAAACGGCCTCGGGGTCACTCTCTCCCTGCTCTGTGCGGGCGCGCTCCAGATCGTCCTGCTGCGGCGGGCGGGCCTGTGGGACTGGCTGGGTACCTGGCGCGGAACTCCTTGGGACCGTCGATCGGCGCGGGAGAGCTGGGAGTTGGCGTGGCCGGCGATGGTGTCCATGGCGGTGGACTATCTCGCGTCCTTCGCCTTCTTCGCGGCGATCGGACTGCTGTCGCTCACCGAACTGGCCGCGTCCCGAGTGGTGTTCCAGCTCGTTCTCCTGGTCTTCATGCTGTCCAACGCGTTCTCGGGGGCGGCGGGTGTCCTCATGTCCCGGGCGGCGGGCGGGGGTTGTCCGGAGGCGGTCCGCGCGCACTGGCGGACCAACCGCGTCCTCGTCACGGGTGCCCTGACCCTGGCGGGGGGCGCGCTGGCGTTGGCCGTACGCCCGGTGTTGGACCTGTTCACCGGCGACCCGGCGGTCGTGTCGGCCGCCGTGGGCGCGACCCTGCTGGTAGCCGCGAGCCTCCCCCTCGTCGCCGTGACCGTGAGCAACACGGCCGCGCTGCGCGCCCTGCGCGACACCCGGGCCGACATGGTCGCCAACGCGGTCGCGTCCTGGGGGGTTCAACTTCCGCTGGCCTGGGTGGCGGTGCGGGTGGGGTGGGGGCTGACGGGGGCGTTCGGTGGGGTGTTGGGGTACTGGGCGATCCGGGCGGCGGTGACGGAGTGGGCGGTGCGGCGGATGATGGGGGTAGGGGCATGA
- a CDS encoding DNA repair helicase XPB, with amino-acid sequence MNGPLIVQSDKTLLLEVDHERADDCRRAIAPFAELERAPEHIHTYRVTPLGLWNARAAGHDAEQVVDALVEYSRYPVPHALLVDIAETMDRYGRLTLSKHPAHGLVLTTTDRPVLEEILRSKRVAPLVGNRLDPDTVAVHPSERGQIKQVLLKLGWPAEDLAGYVDGEAHPIELDEDGWALRPYQKQAVENFWHGGSGVVVLPCGAGKTLVGAGAMAQAKSTTLILVTNTVSARQWKHELIKRTSLTEEEIGEYSGTRKEIRPVTIATYQVLTTRRKGVYPHLELFDSRDWGLILYDEVHLLPAPVFKFTADLQARRRLGLTATLVREDGRESDVFSLIGPKRFDAPWKEIEAQGYIAPADCVEVRVNLTESERLAYATAEAEEKYRFCATTATKRKVTEAIVRRFAGQQILVIGQYIDQLDELGEHLNAPVIKGETSNAQREKLFGAFREGEISVLVVSKVANFSIDLPEATVAIQVSGTFGSRQEEAQRLGRVLRPKADGHQAHFYSVVARDTIDQDFAAHRQRFLAEQGYAYRIMDADEILAEN; translated from the coding sequence GTGAATGGCCCCCTCATCGTCCAGTCCGACAAGACCCTTCTTCTTGAGGTCGATCACGAGCGAGCCGACGACTGCCGGCGCGCCATCGCGCCGTTCGCCGAGCTGGAGCGGGCGCCCGAGCACATTCACACGTACCGGGTGACACCGCTGGGACTGTGGAACGCGCGGGCCGCCGGGCACGACGCCGAGCAGGTCGTGGACGCGCTCGTGGAGTACAGCCGGTACCCCGTGCCGCACGCGCTGCTGGTCGACATCGCCGAGACCATGGACCGCTACGGCCGCCTGACCCTGAGCAAGCATCCCGCGCACGGGCTCGTGCTCACCACCACCGACCGGCCCGTGCTGGAGGAGATCCTGCGGTCGAAGCGGGTCGCCCCGCTCGTCGGCAACCGGCTCGACCCCGACACCGTCGCCGTGCACCCCTCCGAGCGCGGGCAGATCAAGCAGGTGCTGCTGAAGCTGGGCTGGCCGGCCGAGGACCTCGCCGGGTACGTCGACGGCGAGGCGCACCCGATCGAGCTGGACGAGGACGGCTGGGCGCTGCGGCCCTACCAGAAGCAGGCCGTGGAGAACTTCTGGCACGGGGGCAGTGGTGTCGTCGTGCTGCCCTGCGGCGCCGGGAAGACCCTGGTCGGCGCGGGGGCGATGGCGCAGGCCAAGTCGACCACGCTGATCCTCGTCACCAACACCGTCTCCGCCCGGCAGTGGAAGCACGAGCTGATCAAGCGGACCTCGCTGACCGAGGAGGAGATCGGGGAGTACAGCGGGACGCGCAAGGAGATCCGGCCCGTCACCATCGCCACGTACCAGGTGCTGACGACCCGGCGGAAGGGTGTCTACCCGCACCTGGAGCTCTTCGACTCCCGGGACTGGGGGCTCATCCTCTACGACGAGGTGCATCTGCTGCCCGCGCCCGTCTTCAAGTTCACGGCGGATCTGCAGGCGCGGCGGCGGCTGGGCCTGACCGCGACGCTCGTGCGGGAGGACGGCCGGGAGTCGGACGTGTTCTCCCTCATCGGGCCGAAGCGCTTCGACGCGCCCTGGAAGGAGATCGAGGCGCAGGGGTACATCGCGCCCGCCGACTGTGTCGAGGTCCGCGTCAATCTCACCGAGTCCGAGCGGCTCGCGTACGCCACCGCCGAGGCCGAGGAGAAGTACCGCTTCTGTGCGACGACCGCCACGAAGCGGAAGGTCACCGAGGCGATCGTGCGGCGCTTCGCGGGTCAGCAGATCCTCGTCATCGGGCAGTACATCGACCAACTCGACGAGCTGGGCGAGCACTTGAACGCGCCCGTGATCAAGGGCGAGACCTCCAACGCGCAGCGCGAGAAGCTCTTCGGGGCCTTCCGCGAGGGGGAGATCAGCGTCCTTGTCGTGTCCAAGGTCGCGAACTTCTCCATCGACCTGCCGGAGGCGACCGTCGCCATCCAGGTGTCGGGGACGTTCGGCTCGCGTCAGGAGGAGGCTCAGCGGCTGGGCCGCGTACTGCGGCCGAAGGCCGACGGGCACCAGGCCCACTTCTACTCCGTCGTCGCGCGCGACACGATCGACCAGGACTTCGCCGCCCACCGCCAGCGCTTCCTCGCGGAACAGGGGTACGCCTACCGGATCATGGACGCGGACGAGATCCTCGCGGAGAACTGA